The stretch of DNA AGAATTTAAGAATGCCGATTGTTGTTCTGCATACATGGAGCCAATAAGTAAATAATCTAAAGGTTGGCCTATTACAGCATTCTTATCGTTCAGTCTAATACTTTTAAAAGAGTTGAAAATTTTTGAAAAAAAGCTCATAGATATCTATGCTAATTTTAAATTCGGAAATTTGTCTTGCAATATGTCTACAAATTTTTCACCTACGACTTGATATTTGGCTCTTGTGATTAACTGTTTTTTCAAATTTAAAATATCAGTTGGGTCTGGTACGTAATTTAGTCTATCGTGAATTTCAAGGGATAAAGGGCTACCATCAATATTAAATGTAATGATATGTGTTTTAGGCAAATATTCTTCTGAAGATTTTGAATATACACCTAATTGTGATTTTAAGACACCCCCATATTGAAGTTGGGCATCTTCGATTCTGAAATTATCAAAAACGATATGTTCGTCTAATTCGCCAACCGTATTGGTACTAAAAAAATGTAAATCGTTTCCACTTAATGCCAAAAAACAATCCGTTTCTATTCTTTTTAGTTTTACACCAATTGCAGACAAGGCAACGTTTTTAATGCCATCACTCACAATTTCCTGAACTTTATTGGCTGTCGATTGAGGTACAGATGCTGAAGTAAATGCATTTATAGATTTACCTTTCATCCATTGGCTTAATTGTGAAAAATCCTGAGTTAATAGCTCTTGTTTGTAAGTATCGTACTTAGTTCTTTCAACGTCCAGGTCAATTTCTGTTTTTGCCGCGCTGTGTTTTTTATTCATAAATATCATAAAACACACACCTGCAATTACTAATACTACTGGTATTAAAAATAATGGATTCATAGGAGTTATTTATTTTAAATGTTAATTTGTTTTACGTCTGTAGTTTTGTTTTTTGAAGGAATAACTCCCCAAATTAGTAGTACTATTATAATTGAAAAAACAAGCTTTCCGCCTATTTTTTTCCAAAATGACAAAGGATCATTAGCGGTTTCTACGTCAAAACTATGTTTCTCTTTTAATATTTTAGCTGCTTGAGTATCAATTTCAAAATACGTATTATTTGAAATGTCACTCAATACATATCTTCCGTTGGTGTTCCAAATAGACATCCAAAGAATGCCGTATTCATTATTAATATAAGATAGGTTTACTTTTTGCCCCGCTAATTTTTGAATTTCGGAATCAATAGGCAATTCTTGAATAGGTTGAATTGTTTCACAAGGAATACAAACTGGAATTTTCGCTTTTGCTGATACAATATTTATTGTGAAAAATGCAATTATTGCAGTTAAAAGTATGTTTTTCATCATATATTTTACGGGGTGTGAAAATAGCTTTTTTTATCATCAATATCCCATGAAACTTAAAGTCATTATTTTTTATTTATATTTAATTAACATTCAATCTCTTGAGTTGTGATTTTTTAGTGATTTACAAAAAAGTCATCAAAAATGAGATTTGATTACTCTCTGCTTGATAGTAAATGGCTTCTAATCCCGATCCTTTTTTGCTTAAATCTTTCCTAAAGGTTTAGGAAATTTCTTTTTAAAAACCAAGGTGTCCAGATAGAAATATAAAGTGTTTCTGCCTGTATTACTGATAGCGTCCTAGTTTTGTTCCGGCACCTGTTGGCACACCTTAAACTGCGAAAAAATTGTGCGATTTTGTTAGGGGGCTATAAACAAAAAAAAGCACCCTTTTGAGGTGCTTTTATTTTTTCCGCGGAAAGTGAGGGATTCGAACCCCCGGACCTGTAACAGTCAACGGTTTTCAAGACCGCCGCATTCGACCACTCTGCCAACTTTCCGGAGGCAAAAGTACAAAAACAGGCCATACCTGCAAATATTTTTTAGTGTTAGTAGTACCATAAAGCGCTATATAACTCACTTTCAGTTAAATATTTTTTAATATAGCCTTAAAGAAATACTAAAAACCGCAATTTAACGTTAGAAAGAACTCGCTTTAGTTAGTTTTTCAAGAGCAGAAACATCTAATTTTATCCGAACTGCATCTAAAAGGTCATGCAACTGATTCACATTTGTTGCACTTGCAATAGGAGCGGTGATACTTTTTCTTGCTAACAGCCAAGCTAAGGCAATCTGAGCAGGTTTAGCTTTGTATTCTTTGGCTACTTCGTCTAAAGCATCTAAAATAGCCATTCCCCGAGGAGTGAGGTATTTTTGAACTCCAGCTCCACGCGCACTTTGCTTCAGATCGGCTTCGGAACGATATTTCCCTGTTAAAAAACCACTCGCTAAAGCGTAATAATTAATAACACCTACATTTTCTGCTAAAGTTAAAGGCTCAAGTAAACGTTCAAAATCGGCACGATCATATAAATTATAGTTTGGCTGTAAGCTTTCATAGCGTGGCAAACCAAACCTTTCGCTTGCTCTTAATGCTTTCGAAAAACGCTCAGCACTGAAATTCGAGGCACCGATAAAACGAACTTTTCCTTCCTTAATCAATTGTGCAAATGCCTCCAGCGTTTCTTCAACCGGGGTTTCCGGATCATCATAATGGGCCTGATACAAATCAATATAATCTGTTTGGAGTCGTTTTAATGAATCTTCCACAGCCTTTAAAATATGTGTTTTTGAAAGATCCTTCTTGGGCAAACCCTGCATGGAAGAACCCGCTTTGGTTGCAATAATGACTTTATCACGGTTGCCACGAGCTTTCTGCCATTTACCAATAATTGTTTCAGATTCACCACCTGAATTACCCGGAGCCCAATACGAATAAACATCGGCCGTATCGATAAATGTAAAATCTGCCGCAACAAATGCATCTAATAATTCAAATGATGTTTTTTCATCAGCTGTCCAGCCGAAAACATTACCACCAAAGGCTAAGGGCAAAAATTCAAGTGAGGATCTTCCTAATTTTCTCTTTTCCATAATAATTGCTAACGTTCAATATTGAAGTGATAAGATTCCTGATTTAATATTCATTTAACAAAGAAGTAAATATACTTTTTTGTTTTAGAGGAAAACAGAATCAGTGTTATTGTTTAATCAAAAAAAATTCGTAAGTACTTAAATCTCTTTTAGTTTTACATTGCCACTACGTTTCAGAACACCCCAACTCATCAGCTCACCTTTAAGCGCATTATTAAACGCCTTTATTAAGATAATGTACATTAACTGGCGGTAAAAAAAGCGTTGTGGAATCAGTAGCCATAAACGGTATAAAGGTTCGCGTTCAAATGAAAATGCAATGGCAGCACCTAATGCATCAACTAAAATGAATACCAGGTAATAACCCAACACAAATCCTGCGCCACCAGTAAACAAAGCATATAACATCATAATATCTGCCAATGGAGATATTAGTGGCATTAACATTTGAAATATCAACAGGTTAGGCAAGGCAATCATTCCTAAAGATTTATATCGAATATTAAAGCAAACATTACGATGTTTCCAGAAAGATTGCATAATACCGAATGTCCAACGGAAGCGTTGCTTCATAAACATTTTTAATGATTCAGGAGCCTCAGTAACTGCAATGGCTTTAGGAGCATAAACAACTTTACCGCCATCCTTAATCAATCGGATGGTTAGGTCGCAATCTTCTGCTAGTGTATCTGTTGTAAATCCTCCTGCATTAATTAACGCCTCTTTTTTAAATGCCCCAATCGCACCAGGAATTACAGTGATACAATTAAGGAGGTCAAAAGCGCGCCGATCAAAATTTTGTGAAGTAATATATTCTATTGATTGCCATTTAGTTAAAATATTTAATTCATTTCCAACTTTAACATTTCCTGCCACGCCTGCAACATCATCACCAGTAAACTTTTTCATTAATTCACTTACTGCAGTTGAGTGCAATTGGGTGTCAGCATCAATACAGATTACATAGTCATAGTTCGCTTGGGATATCCCATAGTTCAACGCGGAGGCTTTTCCTCCGTTTGCTTTCGTAAAGATTTTTACGGTAGAATTTAATTCGAACTCATCCAGCACAACTTTATAGGTATCATCCTTCGATCCATCATCTACAAAAATGATCTCAAGATCGGGATAATTGGTGTTTAATAAATTATGAATTGTTTTAACAACATTTACTTGTTCATTATAAGCCGGAACAATAATACTCACACCCGGAGTTAACAAAGATGCGGTCCTTACTTTTCGCTGCTGGATAAAGGCAAGTATTCCAACAACCAACATCCGGGTTATAGCAAGGAAAATAGCCAGTATAAACAATGCTTCAAACAAGTGTTGGAAGTAAAACAATAGCATTGCCAACACATAATTCACTTTTGATAATAGTAAATCTTTTTTGTTGCTGATAGGCGGCATTAGATCGTCACGTGTTTTATTAACCAAATCTGATACGTTGATAAACTTATAACCCTTATTCTTAAAGTAATGAATAATACGTGGAAGTGCTTTAATGGTTTGTGTTCTATCACCACCAGCATCGTGAAGCAGGATGATGCTTCCTAAATTTTGTTGGTCAACCACACGTTGAAAAATGGTATCAGCTGAAACCCCTTTTTCCCAGTCGCGGGGATCAATAGATTCTCCAATAGCCAGGTAATTGTCTTTTTTACTCATGGCAACCGGCTCAATTTCCGCATAACTCTGCGGCTCGGAGTCGGCATTGAACGGAGGTCTGAATAAAACCGTGGAATGTCCTGTAATGCATTCTATTAACCTACGTGTTGCATTAAGCTCCAATCGTTGACGTTGCAAACTTACTTCTGCCAGGTTTGGATGGGAAAAGGTGTGATTGCCAATCTCATAACCTTCTTTGTACAGCTCTTTTACAAGTGGAATATTGTTCTCTGCATTCTGACCAATAATAAAAAATGTAGCAGGAACTTTTTCTTCTTGTAATATTTTGAGAATTTCCGGTGTATATTTTCCATCCGGACCATCATCAAAAGTGAGAATCATTTGCTTAGTACCTACACCATATTTTTTTACTACATAAGAAGTTGGTAATGTTATATAATTTTGATTAGTAATGCGCTTATTTTTTGCGTCATAAGAAACGCTGATTTTACCCTGTTGAGGTTTACTCAGAATATCCAAAATTTCACCTTCACCAATGTAATCGACATTGGTTCCTCCTTTGATAAACTCCATTTGATGAAGATCTATTAACGGAGATTTTGCATCCTTATCGCTCAGGTCTTTCTTGTAAAACGACCAAACCCGTGGATCTTCTGATCCTAATCGCCACAACGAAACACCTGCCAAACCTTCTTCCTGTGCAGTCATCATCACATTAAAGTTAGTAGCCGCATCAGCAAAGTACACTTGGTGCTCAATAGCTGCATCATCAGTATAAGAGAAGGATAGGTTATAATCATCGCTATTGAATTTGATCTTCCCATCAGACTCTACTGCTGAAGTTAGTGCCTCTTGGTACGTAACATCAGCTCCTTCACTATCTTTTGGCCAATCATAACCATATGCCGCTAAACATAAAATGATTTTCTCTTCCGGAATTTGAGCCTCCATATCATTGATCACCGATTCAATCCACTTCTGTTGGCCAACAGGTCCGGGTTTACTGGTTGCATAATGCTGATCGTAGGCCATCACAAATACATAATCATTAGTTGCAGCGGTCGACTTTAAGTTATAATCCGTATTATTTGGCGGAATATCTTGCGTTACTAAATAATGACGGGTATGAAGCGCGGTGTAAAGTTCTCGCTGAAACTTGATCAGATTTTCATCTGTATTTTCATTCAATTCCTCAAAATCAATGTTTACGCCTTGAAACTTGTATTTAGCCAAAATATCAACCAAACTATTAATGAATTGGTGACGTTTTAATGGCGAACTGATGATACGGTGAACATTATTTCCATTCCATTTATCGTTACTAAAGTTTGAAACCATCGGAACAATAGGCACCTTATGTTTCTTCATCAATTCCAGGGCCTGCGGATCAATAGCTGTTTGTACTACATCTGAAGTGTCTGTAATAAATAACCATTCTGGCAAAACCATATTTAACTGATCAATATGATTTCTTAGTGTACTGTAGGATTGTGCATCCCAGTTTACATAAAAACCTGATCGAATTGCCATCACAGAGTCTGCAACCGGCTTACGCTTCGGATGCATCTTTATTTCACGCGTGGTTGAACGATAAATACCAGCTTTAAGTTTTTTATAAAGTTGATTTGCATCATTTTTGAACATCATCGGATCGTCTGGATTCAGAATCTTCTTATAGGTTAGATTTTTATTACTGAGTTTCGGCAATGAGGTGTTTGAATCTTTCCACAAGGCAATTCCAAATGTGATTCCAAGAACCACAAAGAAAAAAATACATAAACGAATAACCCACAAGAATCGTTTCCACCGCTTAGTATCGGATGTTTGAAAAACCTGATGATTTGTTCCAGCCATAATAGTTGAGCATAAAAGATAATATGCAAAACAACCAAGACGTTATGAAGAAAAGATGAAGACTGACGCTATTATTGAACGACCATGTCTTCAATGAAAAACACATTATAATTACTTAAAAGCAATATATTTGCATTCATTTTAAAGTTTTATTAGGAAAAGCAAGTCCCTTTCTTAACACCTACTTAATTGATTTTTTTATTTCAATGATTGACTTAGATTATTTACAGAATCTCTACAATGAGGGACAACTACAAGAGTGTCTTGAAGCAACTACTACTTTCTTACTTTTTAATAATAAGAATGTAGGTGCAATATTATTAAAGGCTAAATGTGAGTTTGAGTTTGCCCGTGAACAGGAAACCGAAGAAGAATGTGAAGCCATGTATGCATCGGCTTACAATCATTTTGAAACTGTTTTAACACATGAGCCGGCTAATGAAGATGCTTTGTTGTTTGCAGCCTATATCATTATCTACATTTTTAAAACCAATATTCAACAGGGGATATTATACTGCAATCAGCTCCAATTATCAGACAACAACGACAAACGATTAAAAGCAGTCAATTATCGCCGTGAAGCCTATTATTTACTTGGAGAGTCGGATAAAGTACTGGAAGATATTGACTTGTTAATTGAGTCGTACAAAAGTTGTTTCAGCAACAGCAGCGACAGAAGTCTATTGGATGGCACATTAAGCAACATTTATCTTCACAAAGCCTATGTTTATCTCGACCTCAAAAAAGAGGTGGCAAATGCATTGTTAACCTATAAAACAGGTTTTGCTTATCAATCTGAAGGCAGGGCAGAAGATGCTGCAATTGCAAAGTTGGCGTTTGAAAATAAAGACTATGAGTTTGGTACATTAGTGTATAGCCGTTTATTTCATAATGGATTTAGATGTGAGCCTGATGAATTGATTGAACTTTATAATCTTTCGTTGTCCCTATTAGAGAACGAGTATATAAGTGAAGATCTTGTTTATTCGGTAATCGTTACGCTAAGGACATTAGGAGAGGAGTATTTCGGAGCTGACTATGAAGCTGAGTTATTTAGTCTGGCAAAAAAATATATGCAATTACATCCCGAATGGAGCATCACTTATCATTTTGCGGGAACAATATTGTATGAAGCCGGAAATTACAATGAGGCTTACCCTTATCTGGAGAAAGCTCTTGAACTAAAAGGAATGGCAGTAACCATCTACAGGTACATAGATGCGTATTACAGAACATTCAATGCATTACCTGTCATCAGCCGCTTGCCTGACGATCATCCAACCGAATACTATAATGCGGGTGTTTATCTTTCCGAAATTTTGGAGGGCATAAGAGATCATCATGACCAAACTACTATTAAAGAACTGAAATGCACCTTGTATGAAAAAGCTTATAATGGCTTCTATGAGTATTTCTGTAATGGCAACGGTCCCACTTTATTCACTGATAAACACATTTTCGCAATGTGTTGTAACAACTACGGCATCGCATTATCCGATTTACAAGCCTATGAAAAAGCTGCTCAGGTGCATGAATTAGGTTATTCAATATCGCCTTTCTGGGAACAGCTTAGCAGCTGGAGTACAGCTTTGATACAATTGAACCGGACTGAAGAAGCTATTAATGTTTTAAAAACGGCAATTTCATACAATGAAGAGTATTTAGACTTCCATAATTACCTGAAATTAAAAGGCGACTTATTGGATCAAACTTTTAAAATTGGACGAACAGAGGAAGCGAAAACCTTATTAGCGGAAATTGAAAGTGAATACACGTCTTTTATTGAAGCGAATAAAGATGAGCTACCGGATGAATATCTTTTTGAATTGGATCAAAGCTATATCACTATTCAAAATATTCGTTATGAATTCCTCAAAGATGTAAGTAAGGAAGAAGCAAATAAGGAATGGCATGAACAATTAAAGAAAAACCCTGACGACAATTCTGCCTGGTATATGCTGATGCAGAATTATTATGAGATGCAAGATTATGCTCAATGTATTGCCTGCGCCGATAATTATCAGAAAATTAAACAAGATACTGTTGCAGATTCTGACAATTTGTACCTGCACTACAAAAGAGGTGTTTCTTATTTAAAACTCAATCAGTACGAAAAAGCTTTAGCTGATTTAAAGTTTGCGCTGAATATTCATCAAACAAAATACAGTGTAGATGAAACCAGCCAGGCTATACTGTATATCCATCTTTCAAATGTAACGTACCTATTAAAACATTGGATCGATTGTAAACAATACGCATGGGAGGGAATTGCTTGCTATAACCGTAATGATTGGGCTTTAGATGATGATTCGGAATTATTAATGATTCAGTATGCTGATGCATGCAAGGAAACTGATGAAATTGAAGCAGCCCGAGAGACAATTGATAACTTGTTAGCGGTAAGACCTGATTGCGAAGAGGCTTTAAAAAGAAAAGCAGAATGGAAATCCAAAGGTTTTTTCTCCTTTTTTAAAAAATAAACCATAAAAAAATACCGGTTTCCAACAAAATGGAACCGGTATTTAAGTAAGAAAGATGAATTAAAATTTATTTAAAGATTTTTCTTCTTGAATAACTTCAACGAAATTATTAAGGGTACTACAAACCAAATTATCATAATCAATATCGAAATCAAGGTTCCCCACTGATTTCCTAAAATGTTTTTATACAACGCTCCGGTGTAACCCATCAACGCCGATACATCCATTTTTAACATAATGATTATCCGTGCTAAGTCAATTGGATTTAATGCCGATAGTGTAATAATGGTTTTCTCTAAAGGATAATCACTAAAACTGAATAGAACACCCAGAATCAGCCCGTCATAAATTACGGAAAAGAAAAACCAGATCAGTAAGGATAGTCCTATGCCTTTAGCCTTATCACGTGTTAAAACAGAGCATAAAAAAGCTAATGAGGTAAAAATTAACGAAAGCAATAATCCTATAAAAAGCAGTGTAATTCCTAACGAAGTGAATGAATAGAAACAAATCGGAATGCCTAATCCAATTGCGAGAGCAATTAATAATGATCCTGCAATTCCAATGTATTCTGCCATTAAAATGGTATTTCGCTTAAGCGGTTGCGATACTAGCAACTCGATAAACTCTGATGAATTATAGAAATAAGTAGTGGTAAAGATCATGGCAATTAAAGGAACAATGATCGTTACAATCGTTAACAGACTACTAATTGCTTTATCAGGATTTTCTTCCAGGTAAAACAAGCTGCATGAAAGGATCAGCAAAAAAACAGTATAAGCAAGTAATATTTTATTCCTCAGAATATCATACAGTACATATTTAGTGATCTTAAGCATAAACATTCATTTTTAAATAGTTAATAATCGCCTTTCCTAATTTTTGCTCGCCTGTTATCGCTTTAAAATCGTCGACATCATAATTAAACCGGATGCTTCCTTCCATCATGTACAATACTTTATCGGCAAGTTCATCCACTTCACTCATAATATGAGAGGTTAGTAAAATTAGTTTACCATTTTCCTTTTCCTTATGGATTTTGGCTTTCAAAATTTCGGCAGCAACGGGATCCAATCCGGCAGTAGGTTCATCAAGTATTAGTACTTCAGGATTAAACATAAATGCCAATACTGCACTTACTTTTTGGCGAGTTCCACCAGATAATGTACGCATTGGTTTTTGATAGATGGAAGGCAAATCAAACTGTTCGAGTAATTCTTCATCAATCTTTTTAAAATTGCGAATATCCTTCATCATGTCTATTAATTGCCCAATTTTCATATTATCGGGATAGCGGCCAATTTGCGGCATGTAGCCGATATGGTTTTTGTAAGAAGGATTTGACTGAATATTTGTTCCGTTAAAGGTGATAGTACCTGAATCTGGAATAACCATGCCTAATATGGATTTGATAAGAGTCGTTTTACCAGATGAGTTAGGTCCCAACACAGAAATTACCTGTCCGGGCTCAAAAGAGGTAGTAATACCTTTCAAAACATGGAGCTTACCAAATGACTTCTTTAATTCATTTATCTGGATCATCTTGCTATTGATTTAAGGAGTGGTTGTTCGTCCATTAAAGTTTCGGGAGTAATTGAAGGAATTGCTTTTTCAGCCTTATCAAGCAGACTTACAATAAAACTTCTCATAAGTGTTACTGCATAAGGCATTTTTTCAAGGATTTGTGAATACAGACTTACAGGTCGGTAGGGGACATCACCTATTTTATCTTTATTTAAATCATACCCTTCATACTTGTCCCAGTAATTTTGCTTAAAAGTGTTCAGGTTATGAGTGCCGTTTGTGGTTAGATCAAACGTGTTGCCGATGAAATTATTCTTTTCAAACGTATCATTTTCACAATTAGCAAGCAGACGAACCGCCCAGCCGTTTTGCAAAAAATCGTTGTTAACAACTGTTATCCTGCTAGAACCTTCAAAATAAATGGCTGATGTATTTTTACGAAAAATATTATTCTCAATATGACTATCAGAAATATCTTTCAGCAGTAAGCCGTAAGAAGAATTACCCCAATTGTTTTCAAATACGTTATTAAGCATTTTAATGCGCTTGGTGTACATAACTGCTACACCTGAACCATTATCCTTGAATGAATTTTCAATGTACTGATCGTCGTCAGAAAACATAAAATGCAGGCCATATCTAATGTTACGTTCACTCTTATTCTTTTTAATAAGACTCTGCTTTACGAATTCGAAGTAAATTCCATCCCTATGCTTTTTGATTGTATTATTTTCAATGACCACATTATTACATTTCCAAAGGTGAATACCATTTCCCGAATGCATGGGATGTCCTGAACCTATTAAGTCATTATTCTTAATCAGGCAATTATCCGCATCTGATAAATAAATACCAAAGAACGTATTTGTCAACTTATTATTCAGCACCTGAACATTGTTGGCCTTATATACACGTATTCCCGCATAATCCTTCACCGATCCTGTATTGGTATTTCTTACAGCAAATCCTTTTATTACAACATTATCAGCCAAAATTGTTAAAACTTCATCCTTATTTTCACCATCCAATACAGGATAATTTTCACCGATAAGCTGTATGCTTTTATCGATAGTTACATTATTACAAGGATATTTTCCGGGCTTTACAACTATTCGATCTCCATTTTTAGCTACTGTTAGTGCAGCTTGTATAGTTTTATACTTTTCATTCGGACCAACAGTGATTTGCTGAGCATAAGAAGAAAGTGTAATAATCAAGCAAAATAACAGAGCGTATATATTTTCTTTGGTCATTATTGATACTCTTTGGTAGTGCAAATATATAATCAAAAAAATAAATAAAAGACCTTTTTATCTTTTATTATTTATTTATATTTGCCTCTGTGAAAATCATTGCCTACATAAGCTTAGCACTTTTTCTATTGGGACAAACTTTGTCGCAATACACGATGCTTATCGCATATGAGCTAAACAAAAATGAAATCACGAATCGCTTTTGTATTAATAAGAATAATCTTATGAAACATTGCTCGGGTAAATGTTACTTAGCCAAGCAATTGAAAAAGTATGCAGAGGAAGAGGAGAGGAGAAATAAGAAGAACGAAAAAACCGAACTCCTCGAAGTATATAACAATATAAGTGTATTTGAGGTCCCAACTCAATTATATTCCTTTGAAATTAAGCAAGAGATGATCCCCGATCATATTGCCTATTATTTTCAGGTTCTTACCTCGATATTCCATCCACCTACCACAGGATAATCCCCTTTTTATTCTTTACACAAATTATTTTTTTTAGCGAACTAACTTTAAAGTATCGCATTGGATATCTATTGTATTTTATTTATTATGAACACCTTATATATTACAAAATATACACTTATTGCTATTACATTCATCTTTTCATTAACACAAATGTCGTGCAGCAAAAGCAGTGATGAAGCCATTGTACCTGATA from Solitalea canadensis DSM 3403 encodes:
- a CDS encoding 6TM ABC transporter family protein; the encoded protein is MNPLFLIPVVLVIAGVCFMIFMNKKHSAAKTEIDLDVERTKYDTYKQELLTQDFSQLSQWMKGKSINAFTSASVPQSTANKVQEIVSDGIKNVALSAIGVKLKRIETDCFLALSGNDLHFFSTNTVGELDEHIVFDNFRIEDAQLQYGGVLKSQLGVYSKSSEEYLPKTHIITFNIDGSPLSLEIHDRLNYVPDPTDILNLKKQLITRAKYQVVGEKFVDILQDKFPNLKLA
- a CDS encoding aldo/keto reductase — encoded protein: MEKRKLGRSSLEFLPLAFGGNVFGWTADEKTSFELLDAFVAADFTFIDTADVYSYWAPGNSGGESETIIGKWQKARGNRDKVIIATKAGSSMQGLPKKDLSKTHILKAVEDSLKRLQTDYIDLYQAHYDDPETPVEETLEAFAQLIKEGKVRFIGASNFSAERFSKALRASERFGLPRYESLQPNYNLYDRADFERLLEPLTLAENVGVINYYALASGFLTGKYRSEADLKQSARGAGVQKYLTPRGMAILDALDEVAKEYKAKPAQIALAWLLARKSITAPIASATNVNQLHDLLDAVRIKLDVSALEKLTKASSF
- a CDS encoding glycosyltransferase, with the protein product MAGTNHQVFQTSDTKRWKRFLWVIRLCIFFFVVLGITFGIALWKDSNTSLPKLSNKNLTYKKILNPDDPMMFKNDANQLYKKLKAGIYRSTTREIKMHPKRKPVADSVMAIRSGFYVNWDAQSYSTLRNHIDQLNMVLPEWLFITDTSDVVQTAIDPQALELMKKHKVPIVPMVSNFSNDKWNGNNVHRIISSPLKRHQFINSLVDILAKYKFQGVNIDFEELNENTDENLIKFQRELYTALHTRHYLVTQDIPPNNTDYNLKSTAATNDYVFVMAYDQHYATSKPGPVGQQKWIESVINDMEAQIPEEKIILCLAAYGYDWPKDSEGADVTYQEALTSAVESDGKIKFNSDDYNLSFSYTDDAAIEHQVYFADAATNFNVMMTAQEEGLAGVSLWRLGSEDPRVWSFYKKDLSDKDAKSPLIDLHQMEFIKGGTNVDYIGEGEILDILSKPQQGKISVSYDAKNKRITNQNYITLPTSYVVKKYGVGTKQMILTFDDGPDGKYTPEILKILQEEKVPATFFIIGQNAENNIPLVKELYKEGYEIGNHTFSHPNLAEVSLQRQRLELNATRRLIECITGHSTVLFRPPFNADSEPQSYAEIEPVAMSKKDNYLAIGESIDPRDWEKGVSADTIFQRVVDQQNLGSIILLHDAGGDRTQTIKALPRIIHYFKNKGYKFINVSDLVNKTRDDLMPPISNKKDLLLSKVNYVLAMLLFYFQHLFEALFILAIFLAITRMLVVGILAFIQQRKVRTASLLTPGVSIIVPAYNEQVNVVKTIHNLLNTNYPDLEIIFVDDGSKDDTYKVVLDEFELNSTVKIFTKANGGKASALNYGISQANYDYVICIDADTQLHSTAVSELMKKFTGDDVAGVAGNVKVGNELNILTKWQSIEYITSQNFDRRAFDLLNCITVIPGAIGAFKKEALINAGGFTTDTLAEDCDLTIRLIKDGGKVVYAPKAIAVTEAPESLKMFMKQRFRWTFGIMQSFWKHRNVCFNIRYKSLGMIALPNLLIFQMLMPLISPLADIMMLYALFTGGAGFVLGYYLVFILVDALGAAIAFSFEREPLYRLWLLIPQRFFYRQLMYIILIKAFNNALKGELMSWGVLKRSGNVKLKEI
- a CDS encoding tetratricopeptide repeat protein, encoding MIDLDYLQNLYNEGQLQECLEATTTFLLFNNKNVGAILLKAKCEFEFAREQETEEECEAMYASAYNHFETVLTHEPANEDALLFAAYIIIYIFKTNIQQGILYCNQLQLSDNNDKRLKAVNYRREAYYLLGESDKVLEDIDLLIESYKSCFSNSSDRSLLDGTLSNIYLHKAYVYLDLKKEVANALLTYKTGFAYQSEGRAEDAAIAKLAFENKDYEFGTLVYSRLFHNGFRCEPDELIELYNLSLSLLENEYISEDLVYSVIVTLRTLGEEYFGADYEAELFSLAKKYMQLHPEWSITYHFAGTILYEAGNYNEAYPYLEKALELKGMAVTIYRYIDAYYRTFNALPVISRLPDDHPTEYYNAGVYLSEILEGIRDHHDQTTIKELKCTLYEKAYNGFYEYFCNGNGPTLFTDKHIFAMCCNNYGIALSDLQAYEKAAQVHELGYSISPFWEQLSSWSTALIQLNRTEEAINVLKTAISYNEEYLDFHNYLKLKGDLLDQTFKIGRTEEAKTLLAEIESEYTSFIEANKDELPDEYLFELDQSYITIQNIRYEFLKDVSKEEANKEWHEQLKKNPDDNSAWYMLMQNYYEMQDYAQCIACADNYQKIKQDTVADSDNLYLHYKRGVSYLKLNQYEKALADLKFALNIHQTKYSVDETSQAILYIHLSNVTYLLKHWIDCKQYAWEGIACYNRNDWALDDDSELLMIQYADACKETDEIEAARETIDNLLAVRPDCEEALKRKAEWKSKGFFSFFKK
- a CDS encoding ABC transporter permease, with translation MLKITKYVLYDILRNKILLAYTVFLLILSCSLFYLEENPDKAISSLLTIVTIIVPLIAMIFTTTYFYNSSEFIELLVSQPLKRNTILMAEYIGIAGSLLIALAIGLGIPICFYSFTSLGITLLFIGLLLSLIFTSLAFLCSVLTRDKAKGIGLSLLIWFFFSVIYDGLILGVLFSFSDYPLEKTIITLSALNPIDLARIIIMLKMDVSALMGYTGALYKNILGNQWGTLISILIMIIWFVVPLIISLKLFKKKNL
- a CDS encoding ABC transporter ATP-binding protein; translated protein: MIQINELKKSFGKLHVLKGITTSFEPGQVISVLGPNSSGKTTLIKSILGMVIPDSGTITFNGTNIQSNPSYKNHIGYMPQIGRYPDNMKIGQLIDMMKDIRNFKKIDEELLEQFDLPSIYQKPMRTLSGGTRQKVSAVLAFMFNPEVLILDEPTAGLDPVAAEILKAKIHKEKENGKLILLTSHIMSEVDELADKVLYMMEGSIRFNYDVDDFKAITGEQKLGKAIINYLKMNVYA
- a CDS encoding nitrous oxide reductase family maturation protein NosD, whose protein sequence is MTKENIYALLFCLIITLSSYAQQITVGPNEKYKTIQAALTVAKNGDRIVVKPGKYPCNNVTIDKSIQLIGENYPVLDGENKDEVLTILADNVVIKGFAVRNTNTGSVKDYAGIRVYKANNVQVLNNKLTNTFFGIYLSDADNCLIKNNDLIGSGHPMHSGNGIHLWKCNNVVIENNTIKKHRDGIYFEFVKQSLIKKNKSERNIRYGLHFMFSDDDQYIENSFKDNGSGVAVMYTKRIKMLNNVFENNWGNSSYGLLLKDISDSHIENNIFRKNTSAIYFEGSSRITVVNNDFLQNGWAVRLLANCENDTFEKNNFIGNTFDLTTNGTHNLNTFKQNYWDKYEGYDLNKDKIGDVPYRPVSLYSQILEKMPYAVTLMRSFIVSLLDKAEKAIPSITPETLMDEQPLLKSIAR